Proteins encoded by one window of Enterococcus saccharolyticus subsp. saccharolyticus:
- the pnp gene encoding polyribonucleotide nucleotidyltransferase codes for MTKQVFKTTWGGRPLEVEVGQLAKQANGAVLVRYGDTVVLSAAVASKEAKDTDFFPLTINYEEKMYAVGKIPGGFIKREGRPSTDATLTARLIDRPIRPMFAEGFRNEVQVTNIVMSVEQDCSPAMAAMLGSSLALSISDIPFDGPIAGVDVGRVNGEYVLNPTVEQAQATDIELTVAGTKDAINMVESGAKEVSEADMLGALLFGHEAIKEIVAFQEEIVAAVGKEKMEVTLLQVAEDLKAEIFSAYYQTMKTAVLTEEKLAREDEIDKVKDTVKEVYAEKSAELAADEAAQLTKEVKQIAEDLEKDVVRELITIDKIRPDGRKLDEIRPLASEVSLLPRVHGSGLFTRGQTQALSACTLAPLGEHQIIDGLGVEESKRFIHHYNFPQFSVGSTGRAGSPGRREIGHGALGERALAQVIPNEETFPYTIRLVAEVLESNGSSSQASICAGTLALMDAGVPIKAPVAGIAMGLVSDGENYTILTDIQGLEDHLGDMDFKVAGTKDGITALQMDIKIQGITEQILREALDQAKKARMEILEELTSTIAEPRAELSQYAPKIEMIKIDPAKIKDVIGKGGDTINGIIDETGVKIDIDQDGNVSIASADADMIKKAIKIIEDLTKEIKVGEVYLGKVVRIEKFGCFVNLIKGKDGLVHISQLANERVNKVEDVVKLGDEILVKVTEIDKQGRVNLSRKALLADETKEEK; via the coding sequence ATGACAAAGCAAGTATTTAAAACAACTTGGGGCGGACGCCCATTAGAAGTAGAAGTCGGACAACTTGCCAAACAAGCAAATGGTGCTGTTTTAGTCCGTTATGGAGACACTGTTGTCTTGAGTGCAGCTGTTGCCTCAAAAGAAGCAAAAGATACTGATTTCTTCCCATTAACAATTAACTATGAAGAAAAAATGTATGCAGTAGGTAAAATTCCTGGAGGTTTCATTAAACGTGAAGGTCGTCCAAGTACGGATGCAACATTAACAGCTCGTTTAATCGACCGTCCAATTCGTCCAATGTTTGCGGAAGGCTTCCGTAATGAAGTTCAAGTAACAAATATCGTGATGAGTGTGGAACAAGATTGTTCACCAGCAATGGCGGCAATGTTAGGTTCTTCATTAGCATTATCTATTTCAGATATTCCATTTGATGGTCCAATCGCAGGGGTCGATGTTGGCCGTGTCAATGGTGAATACGTGTTAAATCCGACTGTTGAGCAAGCGCAAGCAACTGACATCGAACTAACCGTTGCTGGAACAAAAGATGCGATTAACATGGTTGAATCTGGTGCGAAAGAAGTATCAGAAGCAGATATGTTAGGTGCGTTATTATTTGGTCATGAAGCGATTAAAGAAATCGTTGCTTTCCAAGAAGAAATTGTCGCAGCTGTAGGTAAAGAAAAAATGGAAGTGACTTTATTACAAGTTGCGGAAGATTTAAAGGCAGAAATTTTTTCTGCATATTACCAAACAATGAAAACGGCAGTCTTAACAGAAGAAAAATTAGCGCGTGAAGATGAAATTGACAAAGTAAAAGATACAGTCAAAGAAGTCTATGCTGAAAAATCCGCTGAATTAGCAGCTGACGAAGCCGCGCAATTAACCAAAGAAGTGAAACAAATCGCGGAAGATCTTGAAAAAGATGTGGTTCGTGAATTGATTACAATTGATAAAATCCGTCCTGATGGCCGTAAATTAGACGAAATTCGTCCATTGGCTTCAGAAGTAAGTTTATTACCTCGCGTGCATGGTTCTGGATTATTTACACGTGGACAAACTCAAGCGTTATCTGCTTGTACATTAGCTCCATTAGGCGAACATCAAATTATTGATGGATTAGGTGTGGAAGAATCAAAACGTTTCATCCATCACTATAACTTCCCTCAATTTTCTGTAGGTTCAACTGGCCGTGCTGGTTCTCCAGGTCGTCGTGAAATTGGACACGGTGCATTAGGTGAACGTGCATTAGCGCAAGTCATTCCAAATGAAGAAACTTTCCCTTACACAATTCGTTTAGTGGCGGAAGTGTTAGAATCAAATGGTTCTTCTTCACAAGCAAGTATTTGTGCGGGCACATTAGCATTGATGGATGCCGGTGTACCCATCAAAGCACCAGTTGCTGGGATTGCGATGGGTCTTGTTTCTGATGGCGAAAACTATACAATCTTAACTGATATCCAAGGGTTAGAAGACCACTTGGGCGATATGGACTTTAAAGTTGCTGGAACAAAAGACGGAATTACTGCCTTACAAATGGATATTAAAATCCAAGGTATCACAGAACAAATCTTACGTGAAGCATTAGACCAAGCGAAAAAAGCTCGTATGGAAATTCTTGAAGAATTAACGTCAACGATTGCTGAACCACGCGCAGAATTAAGTCAATATGCACCGAAGATTGAAATGATTAAAATTGATCCAGCGAAAATCAAAGATGTTATCGGTAAAGGTGGCGACACAATTAACGGTATTATTGATGAAACTGGTGTTAAAATTGATATTGATCAAGACGGTAATGTGTCAATCGCTTCTGCGGATGCCGATATGATTAAAAAAGCAATTAAGATTATTGAAGATTTAACAAAAGAAATCAAAGTTGGCGAAGTTTACTTAGGTAAAGTTGTCCGCATTGAAAAATTTGGTTGTTTCGTGAATCTAATTAAAGGAAAAGATGGTTTAGTCCACATTTCTCAATTAGCAAATGAACGTGTCAATAAAGTAGAAGACGTTGTGAAATTAGGCGACGAAATCTTAGTGAAAGTCACAGAAATCGACAAACAAGGTCGTGTGAACCTTTCAAGAAAAGCATTATTAGCAGACGAAACAAAAGAAGAGAAATAA
- the rpsO gene encoding 30S ribosomal protein S15 encodes MAISKERKNEIINQFARHEGDTGSPEVQIAVLTEDINTLNAHIREHKKDHHSYRGLMKKVGHRRNLLAYLRNKDVARYRELIKALGLRR; translated from the coding sequence ATGGCAATTTCTAAAGAACGTAAAAACGAAATCATCAACCAATTTGCTCGTCATGAAGGAGATACTGGTTCTCCAGAAGTACAAATCGCTGTATTAACTGAAGATATCAATACTTTGAATGCTCACATCCGTGAACACAAAAAAGATCACCATTCATACCGTGGTTTGATGAAAAAAGTTGGTCACCGTCGTAACTTGTTAGCTTACCTACGTAACAAAGACGTGGCTCGTTACCGCGAATTGATCAAAGCTTTAGGATTACGTCGTTAA
- a CDS encoding rhodanese-like domain-containing protein, which yields MNSINVQDFQLLLNQSIAILDIRDKGAFSEGHLPNAISMPTTSLPNRLSELDKNTTYYVLSHSGRRSDIIAQFLNNHGYKALHVIGGMKALKKEAA from the coding sequence ATGAATTCAATTAACGTACAAGACTTTCAACTGTTACTAAATCAATCTATTGCTATTTTGGATATCCGTGATAAAGGCGCGTTCAGCGAAGGTCATCTACCTAACGCTATTTCTATGCCTACAACTAGCCTACCTAACCGTTTAAGTGAACTAGATAAAAATACAACTTATTATGTTCTAAGCCATTCTGGTCGTCGTTCAGACATTATTGCACAATTTTTAAATAATCATGGATACAAAGCATTACACGTAATTGGCGGCATGAAAGCTCTTAAAAAAGAAGCTGCCTAA
- a CDS encoding NAD(P)H-dependent oxidoreductase: protein MATLLAIKAHPMTDEASKSMKVFYAFLDSYKKSHPEDEIITLDLYHEDFPEIDYDIMSGWNDLREGKDFAELTAEQQRKIARFNESTEQFLAADKVVVANGLWNLNIPTRLKAWFDTINVAGKTFRYTEAGPQPLTEGKKALHIQASGGAYEGQDFASQYVKGILNFIGVTDFQQIFVEGADHFPEKTESIINAAIEKAEAISLNF from the coding sequence ATGGCAACATTATTAGCAATTAAGGCTCACCCCATGACAGATGAAGCATCAAAATCAATGAAAGTATTTTATGCTTTTTTAGATAGTTACAAAAAAAGTCATCCAGAAGATGAAATCATTACGCTAGATTTATATCATGAAGATTTTCCTGAAATTGATTATGACATTATGTCTGGTTGGAACGATTTACGTGAAGGAAAAGATTTTGCTGAGTTAACAGCTGAACAACAACGTAAAATTGCTCGTTTCAACGAATCCACAGAACAATTTTTAGCAGCTGATAAAGTCGTTGTGGCAAATGGTTTATGGAACTTAAATATTCCAACACGTTTGAAAGCATGGTTTGATACTATCAATGTTGCTGGAAAAACCTTCCGTTATACCGAAGCAGGCCCACAACCTTTAACAGAAGGGAAAAAAGCTTTGCATATTCAAGCAAGTGGTGGCGCTTATGAAGGACAAGATTTTGCTTCTCAATATGTGAAAGGCATTCTAAATTTCATCGGCGTAACTGATTTCCAACAAATTTTTGTTGAAGGTGCGGATCACTTTCCAGAAAAAACAGAATCAATTATCAATGCTGCAATTGAAAAAGCAGAAGCAATCAGCTTAAACTTTTAA
- a CDS encoding AI-2E family transporter — translation MEKKNKQSFSWFWKWFLNNQVVTALLIVLLVLLIINLFTRVSYLFTPVLQFLAIVGLPIILAGILYYLMNPVVDFAEKKGIRRIYSIIALFVLVIGLLAWGIIVIVPKIQEQTLSFVDNFPQYVKVVERTVNDLFSDPIFSQVQEQLTASGEKFMNSLTEVIQNVSKTTFQNLGNFFGAVASIVVAVITMPFILFYLLKDGRKLGPYVVNFLPIKLRKPTLKVLGEMNDQVSSYIRGQLTVAFAVAIMFMIGFSIIGLDYAITLGIAAGFLNLIPYLGSFLALVPAVFLGIVGGPVLLVKVLVVFVIEQTIEGRVISPLVLGSQLSIHPVTILLVLLTSGKLFGLVGVILGIPAYAAIKVVISNVFEWYKRISNLYEEETEVITKE, via the coding sequence ATGGAGAAGAAAAATAAACAGTCGTTTTCATGGTTTTGGAAATGGTTTTTAAACAATCAAGTCGTGACCGCATTATTAATTGTTTTGTTGGTCTTACTCATTATTAATTTATTTACCCGTGTGTCTTATTTATTCACACCTGTTTTACAATTTTTAGCGATTGTCGGGTTGCCGATTATTTTGGCAGGGATTTTGTATTACTTGATGAATCCAGTCGTGGATTTTGCAGAGAAAAAAGGCATTCGACGGATTTACAGTATTATCGCATTATTCGTGTTAGTCATTGGATTATTGGCATGGGGAATTATCGTGATTGTACCGAAAATTCAAGAACAAACATTAAGTTTTGTCGATAACTTTCCACAATACGTCAAAGTCGTTGAACGCACAGTCAATGATTTATTCTCTGATCCAATTTTTAGTCAAGTACAAGAACAATTAACGGCATCAGGCGAGAAATTTATGAATTCATTGACAGAAGTCATTCAAAACGTTTCAAAAACGACGTTCCAAAATTTAGGGAACTTCTTTGGTGCAGTGGCATCCATTGTCGTTGCAGTGATTACGATGCCATTTATTTTATTCTATCTATTAAAAGATGGACGAAAATTAGGCCCGTATGTTGTCAACTTTTTACCAATAAAATTACGTAAACCAACCTTAAAAGTATTAGGCGAAATGAACGATCAAGTGTCTTCTTATATTCGTGGACAATTAACTGTTGCTTTTGCGGTAGCGATTATGTTTATGATTGGTTTTTCAATTATTGGATTAGATTACGCGATTACATTAGGTATTGCGGCAGGTTTCTTAAATTTAATTCCGTATTTGGGTTCATTTTTAGCGCTAGTTCCAGCGGTCTTTTTAGGAATCGTTGGTGGACCAGTTCTATTAGTGAAAGTCTTAGTTGTATTTGTTATTGAACAGACGATTGAAGGACGTGTGATTTCGCCACTTGTTTTAGGTAGTCAGCTATCGATTCATCCAGTGACAATCTTATTAGTTTTATTAACTTCTGGAAAACTGTTTGGTTTAGTTGGTGTTATCTTAGGAATTCCAGCTTATGCAGCTATCAAAGTAGTCATTTCAAATGTCTTTGAATGGTACAAACGTATTTCTAATTTATATGAAGAAGAAACAGAAGTCATTACGAAAGAATAA
- a CDS encoding PTS glucitol/sorbitol transporter subunit IIA yields MHQGKVIAIGQEAIDENEKILIFFGKGVTDGLRPYSVIQEIEQAEDIELAVGGTILFGEQEYHIMYVGHLANQNLQTIQHISFVFSEVPTDKLSSSVYLTPATLPEITEGMTITYS; encoded by the coding sequence ATGCATCAAGGAAAAGTAATTGCAATTGGTCAAGAAGCCATTGATGAAAATGAAAAAATCTTGATTTTTTTCGGTAAAGGAGTAACAGATGGGTTACGTCCTTATTCTGTTATCCAAGAAATTGAGCAGGCAGAAGACATCGAATTAGCCGTTGGCGGCACTATTTTATTTGGTGAACAAGAGTATCACATTATGTATGTTGGACATTTAGCAAATCAAAACTTGCAAACAATTCAACATATTTCATTTGTCTTTTCAGAAGTACCAACAGATAAATTGTCTAGTAGTGTGTATTTAACACCTGCAACACTTCCCGAAATAACAGAAGGGATGACCATTACTTATAGCTAG
- a CDS encoding lactonase family protein, with protein MLEKMFLGTYTRRESKGVYSFVLDTDKEELVDLELLTEENSPTYLARSKKGFTYTVTEVDGKGGAAAYDSEFNFLNAVTEEGAPLCYVAVDEARQLVYGANYHKGEVNVYKILEDGSLEATDAVFHDEPVGPHENQNVPHVHYTDLTPDGRLAVCDLGTDRVYTYDVSNEGKLTEVATYVAPAGTGPRHLVFHPNNNYAYLFGELDSTVTVLAYDAPTGTFKELQKVSTLPEDFEGFNSGAAVRISSDGRFVYLSNRGHNSLAVFAVNEEGASVSFVQHISTEGDHPRDFDLDPTENFVVCANQNTDNITLYSRDAENGTLTVIKKDIYAPECVCVLFEK; from the coding sequence ATGTTAGAAAAAATGTTTTTAGGAACTTACACGCGTCGCGAAAGTAAGGGAGTTTATTCTTTCGTTTTAGACACAGACAAAGAAGAGTTGGTAGATTTAGAATTACTTACTGAAGAAAACAGCCCTACTTATCTTGCGCGTAGCAAAAAAGGCTTTACGTATACAGTCACAGAAGTGGACGGTAAAGGTGGCGCTGCTGCATACGATTCAGAATTTAATTTCTTAAACGCGGTCACTGAAGAAGGCGCACCGTTATGTTATGTTGCAGTAGACGAAGCACGTCAACTAGTTTATGGCGCAAACTATCACAAAGGCGAAGTAAACGTATACAAAATTTTAGAAGACGGTTCTTTAGAAGCAACTGACGCAGTGTTCCACGATGAACCTGTTGGCCCTCATGAAAACCAAAATGTTCCACATGTTCACTATACAGATTTGACACCAGATGGTCGCTTAGCTGTTTGTGATTTAGGAACAGACCGTGTGTACACTTACGATGTATCTAATGAAGGAAAACTAACTGAAGTGGCGACTTATGTTGCACCAGCGGGTACAGGCCCTCGTCATTTAGTCTTCCATCCAAATAATAACTACGCTTACTTATTCGGCGAATTAGACAGTACTGTAACTGTTTTAGCTTATGATGCACCAACTGGAACATTTAAAGAATTACAAAAAGTCTCTACTTTGCCAGAAGACTTTGAAGGATTTAACAGTGGCGCTGCCGTTCGTATTTCTAGTGATGGTCGTTTTGTTTACTTGTCAAACCGTGGACACAATTCACTTGCAGTCTTTGCTGTCAATGAAGAAGGCGCAAGCGTATCATTCGTACAACACATTTCAACAGAAGGTGATCATCCACGCGACTTTGATTTAGACCCAACTGAAAACTTTGTTGTATGTGCCAACCAAAACACAGATAACATCACATTATACAGTCGTGATGCTGAAAATGGTACATTGACAGTAATCAAGAAAGATATTTATGCACCTGAGTGTGTTTGTGTCTTATTTGAAAAATAA
- a CDS encoding Lsa family ABC-F type ribosomal protection protein, with protein sequence MTTIEIKNVTFGFDAQTTLLFDHTNLTLDANWKLGLIGRNGRGKTTLLRLLMDEYPYSGKIDHQLNFTYFPQTVTDKSQLTYYVLQELSEFEQWKLERELNLLQLDADVLWREFGSLSGGEQTKVLLALLFVDDVNFPLIDEPTNHLDVTARQQVADYLQAKKQGFIVVSHDRSFVDDVVDHVLSIEKSQLVLYQGNFSVYEEQKGLRDAYEQEQNVKLKKEVSRLKQTAAEKAEWSRGREKDKYGSPTKKGSGAIYDTGAIGARAARTMKRSKAIVKRMEDQAAEKEKLLKDIEYIDPLTMNVQPTHRKQLLKVADLQLRYGDRQLFQPLSFEINQGDRIAIQGANGSGKSSIIQCLLGQFQGEMSGVIQQPQGVTISYVRQNYEDNRGTLQEFAETHRLSYQDLLNNLRKLGIERTVFNNCIEDMSMGQRKRVELAKSLATPAELFIWDEPLNYLDVFNHKQLEEVIQTVQPTMLIVEHDTTFLKNVATSIIQL encoded by the coding sequence ATGACAACAATTGAAATAAAAAATGTGACGTTTGGTTTTGATGCGCAAACAACACTATTATTTGACCATACGAATTTAACGTTGGATGCGAATTGGAAATTAGGATTAATTGGACGTAACGGGCGTGGGAAAACGACCTTGTTGCGTTTGTTAATGGATGAATATCCGTACAGCGGGAAAATTGACCATCAGTTAAACTTTACCTATTTTCCTCAAACAGTCACAGATAAGTCGCAACTCACATATTATGTGTTGCAGGAACTTTCAGAGTTTGAGCAGTGGAAATTGGAAAGAGAATTAAACCTTTTGCAATTAGATGCCGATGTATTATGGCGCGAGTTTGGTAGTTTATCTGGTGGGGAACAAACCAAAGTTCTTTTAGCATTGCTATTTGTGGATGATGTGAATTTTCCATTGATTGACGAACCAACCAATCATTTAGATGTGACCGCGCGCCAACAAGTTGCCGATTATTTACAGGCAAAGAAACAAGGATTTATTGTCGTAAGTCATGACCGTAGTTTTGTGGATGATGTTGTGGATCATGTCTTATCGATTGAAAAAAGTCAATTAGTGTTGTATCAAGGCAATTTTTCCGTTTACGAAGAACAAAAAGGATTACGCGATGCCTATGAACAAGAACAAAATGTGAAGTTGAAAAAAGAAGTGAGTCGTTTGAAACAAACTGCTGCGGAAAAGGCGGAATGGTCACGTGGGCGTGAAAAAGACAAATATGGTTCGCCCACGAAAAAAGGTAGCGGTGCAATTTACGACACAGGAGCAATTGGCGCTCGTGCTGCCCGCACGATGAAACGTTCCAAAGCGATTGTCAAGCGAATGGAAGATCAAGCAGCAGAAAAGGAAAAATTATTAAAAGATATTGAATACATTGATCCTTTGACTATGAATGTGCAACCCACACATCGCAAACAATTACTGAAAGTAGCAGATTTACAACTTCGTTATGGAGATCGACAATTATTCCAACCACTCTCATTTGAAATCAATCAAGGCGATCGAATCGCTATTCAAGGAGCAAATGGTTCTGGAAAGTCCTCGATTATTCAATGCTTACTGGGACAATTTCAAGGGGAAATGAGCGGAGTGATTCAGCAACCACAAGGGGTAACGATTAGTTATGTACGTCAAAATTACGAAGATAATCGCGGTACGTTACAAGAATTTGCGGAAACACATCGCTTAAGTTACCAAGACTTATTAAATAATTTACGCAAATTAGGTATCGAACGCACCGTTTTTAACAATTGCATTGAAGACATGAGTATGGGGCAACGCAAACGTGTGGAATTGGCGAAATCTCTCGCAACCCCAGCAGAATTGTTTATTTGGGATGAACCACTGAATTATTTAGATGTGTTTAATCACAAACAGTTAGAAGAAGTCATTCAAACAGTTCAGCCGACGATGTTGATTGTTGAACATGATACCACGTTTCTAAAAAATGTAGCGACCTCAATCATTCAGCTTTGA
- a CDS encoding AAA family ATPase, translating to MSLIVLIGAQAVGKMTVGKELEKIIDGKLLYNHQTIDLYADFLGFTKETFRLSDMTRRELFQSFVVNKKDNLTKSIIFTIMIGFSEAYDRQFLQEIAAIFLDADEEVYFVELVTDLETRIERNVGEDRLAAKPSKRNLDFSHNELITSHKKWRLVSLPGELEALEPRAKTMTIDNTHRTPEATARKIKETFHL from the coding sequence ATGAGTTTAATTGTGTTGATCGGTGCGCAAGCAGTAGGCAAGATGACTGTTGGAAAAGAATTAGAAAAAATTATTGATGGCAAGTTATTATACAATCATCAAACGATTGATTTGTATGCTGATTTTTTAGGATTTACCAAAGAAACTTTTCGTCTTTCAGACATGACGCGTCGAGAGTTGTTCCAATCATTTGTCGTCAATAAAAAAGACAACCTCACCAAATCAATTATTTTTACTATAATGATAGGTTTTAGTGAAGCGTATGATCGTCAATTTTTACAAGAGATTGCGGCGATTTTTTTAGATGCTGACGAAGAAGTTTATTTTGTTGAACTAGTGACGGATTTAGAAACGCGTATTGAGCGTAATGTGGGAGAAGATCGTTTAGCAGCGAAACCATCTAAGCGCAATCTTGATTTTTCCCACAATGAATTAATTACCTCGCATAAAAAATGGCGATTAGTTTCATTGCCAGGTGAACTGGAAGCTTTGGAGCCACGAGCGAAAACAATGACGATTGACAATACGCATCGAACGCCTGAGGCAACTGCCCGAAAAATAAAAGAGACCTTCCACTTGTGA
- a CDS encoding PepSY domain-containing protein, whose translation MKKTILYTSTLALALIFAGCAAENPVSSGNGNGNGNTSNSSSSTTTSSSAATSTTTEKVPEFKVSVEDAIQAYQEVHPDTDITTIELDSSLGNYFYKVEGVDDEKEYEVTIDAQTKEVTKQKEEALDADEQKGVKRQEDKLDLSDLLSVEEAAKIATDEAKSGQATDWDLDKEMNVTYWDVQVKDGNKETNVKLDAKTGEVLEVELDD comes from the coding sequence ATGAAAAAAACAATCTTATATACAAGTACACTTGCCCTAGCGCTTATTTTTGCTGGTTGTGCCGCAGAGAATCCCGTTTCTTCAGGTAATGGCAATGGGAATGGGAACACAAGCAACTCGTCTTCTAGCACCACAACGAGTTCATCTGCTGCTACATCTACTACTACAGAAAAAGTACCAGAATTTAAAGTATCGGTGGAAGATGCCATTCAAGCCTACCAAGAAGTGCATCCAGATACAGATATTACAACGATTGAGTTAGACTCTTCATTAGGTAACTACTTCTATAAAGTTGAAGGTGTGGATGATGAGAAAGAATATGAAGTGACCATTGATGCCCAAACAAAAGAAGTAACCAAACAAAAAGAAGAAGCGTTGGATGCTGATGAACAAAAAGGTGTGAAACGCCAAGAAGATAAATTAGATTTATCTGATTTATTATCAGTCGAAGAAGCCGCAAAAATTGCGACAGATGAAGCCAAAAGCGGACAAGCCACAGATTGGGACTTAGATAAAGAAATGAATGTCACTTATTGGGATGTACAAGTCAAAGACGGTAACAAAGAAACCAATGTAAAATTAGATGCTAAAACAGGAGAAGTGTTAGAAGTAGAACTAGACGATTAA
- a CDS encoding HAMP domain-containing sensor histidine kinase: MTDRKKGAQFQLTSRFVAILIGLLIIVNLAFVTISLYSVYYYLADQAKEIAATLEDVPQATNDWEGLVDVTIAKNEEDAVRIILTDGPTYYSKDGKEIFTELAQGTALPVFKGIILMDDEVYYFRRHEQNERIVDIAVHGNTVIEMMMRMLVTSVLLNLLAVLIGSCIIYFFVGKWSRTLQQMTQEMKEIELTNDQEKLLSVPETPSEIRQAASSFNQLLGMQREAMRREGQFVTDASHELRTPLTAIRGHVQLIKRRGAAHPEVIAPSIDFIDKESKRLETMTNQLLLLGKHRATQLCQEIDFSALVYQEVQKLQALCPQEVTFDIAENIHLYADEMELQQICQNLFGNARKYSTADEMIHIRLIETDMIRLEVQDTGEGIPDEMKERVFERFFRVDSSRSSKVEGSGIGLAIVASIVEKYHGQLTVTNNQPKGSIFIVAFPKKMKNSS; encoded by the coding sequence TTTATTCTGTCTATTACTATTTAGCCGACCAAGCCAAGGAAATTGCGGCGACATTGGAAGATGTCCCGCAAGCAACCAACGATTGGGAAGGCTTAGTTGATGTGACGATTGCTAAAAATGAAGAAGATGCTGTCCGAATTATTTTAACAGATGGGCCAACGTATTATTCAAAAGACGGCAAAGAAATTTTTACGGAACTAGCTCAAGGAACCGCCTTACCGGTTTTCAAAGGAATCATCTTGATGGACGATGAAGTTTACTATTTTCGACGCCATGAGCAAAATGAACGAATCGTAGATATTGCTGTTCATGGGAATACAGTCATTGAAATGATGATGCGTATGTTAGTGACTAGTGTATTGTTAAATTTATTGGCCGTATTAATTGGTAGTTGTATTATTTATTTCTTTGTTGGTAAGTGGAGTAGAACACTGCAACAAATGACCCAAGAAATGAAAGAAATTGAACTGACGAATGACCAAGAAAAGTTGTTGAGTGTCCCAGAAACGCCGAGTGAAATTAGACAAGCAGCCTCTTCGTTTAACCAGTTATTGGGAATGCAGCGTGAAGCAATGCGACGCGAAGGGCAATTTGTAACAGATGCTTCTCATGAATTACGCACACCATTAACCGCGATTCGCGGACATGTGCAACTAATTAAAAGGCGTGGTGCAGCACATCCAGAAGTCATTGCACCGTCGATTGATTTCATTGATAAGGAATCGAAGCGTTTAGAAACAATGACCAATCAATTACTGTTACTAGGCAAGCATCGTGCAACACAATTATGTCAAGAAATTGATTTTTCAGCATTGGTCTATCAAGAAGTCCAAAAATTACAAGCGTTGTGTCCGCAAGAAGTGACGTTTGACATTGCAGAAAACATTCATCTATATGCAGATGAAATGGAACTTCAACAAATTTGCCAAAATTTATTTGGAAATGCGCGAAAATATTCTACTGCTGACGAAATGATTCATATCCGTTTAATAGAAACAGACATGATTCGATTAGAAGTTCAAGATACTGGTGAAGGCATACCAGATGAAATGAAAGAACGTGTGTTTGAACGCTTTTTCCGCGTAGATAGTTCTCGTTCAAGTAAAGTTGAAGGATCGGGTATTGGTTTAGCGATTGTGGCGTCTATCGTAGAAAAATATCATGGGCAGTTAACCGTTACGAATAATCAGCCAAAAGGCAGTATTTTTATAGTAGCATTTCCTAAAAAGATGAAGAATTCTTCATGA